In one Vicugna pacos chromosome 22, VicPac4, whole genome shotgun sequence genomic region, the following are encoded:
- the ARL10 gene encoding ADP-ribosylation factor-like protein 10: MAPRPLSPLVLALGGAAAVLGSVLFILWKTYFGRGRERRWDRGEAWWGAEPARLPEWDEWDPEDEEDEEPVLEELEQREVLVLGLDGSGKSTFLRVLAGKPPLEGHIPTWGFNSVRLPTKDFEVDLLEIGGSQNLRFYWKEFVNEVDVLVFMVDSADRLRLPWARQELHKLLDKDPDLPVVVVANKQDLSEAMSMVELQQELGLQAVDNQREVFLLAASIAPAGPGFENPGTVHIWRLLLELLS, from the exons ATGGCGCCGCGGCCTCTGAGCCCCCTGGTGCTGGCGCTGGGCGGCGCGGCAGCCGTGCTCGGCTCGGTGCTCTTCATCCTCTGGAAGACCTACTTCGGCCGCGGACGGGAGCGGCGCTGGGACCGAGGCGAGGCCTGGTGGGGCGCGGAGCCTGCCCGCCTGCCGGAGTGGGACGAGTGGGAC CCCGAGGACGAGGAGGATGAGGAGCCGGTGCTGGAGGAGTTGGAGCAGCGCGaggtgctggtgctggggctggatgGCTCCGGGAAGAGCACGTTCCTGCGAGTGCTGGCAGGGAAGCCACCTCTGGAAGGCCACATCCCTACCTGGGGCTTCAACTCTGTGCGGTTGCCCACCAAGGACTTCGAGGTGGACCTGTTGGAGA TCGGCGGCAGCCAGAATCTGCGCTTCTACTGGAAGGAGTTTGTGAATGAAGTGGACGTGCTGGTGTTCATGGTGGACTCGGCTGACCGGCTGCGACTGCCCTGGGCCCGCCAGGAGCTGCACAAGTTGCTGGACAAGGACCCTGACTTACCCGTCGTCGTGGTGGCCAACAAGCAG GACCTGAGCGAGGCCATGAGCATGGTGGAGCTGCAGCAGGAGCTGGGCCTGCAGGCTGTCGATAACCAACGGGAAGTTTTCCTCTTGGCGGCCAGCATCGCCCCTGCAGGACCTGGCTTCGAGAACCCTGGTACCGTGCACATCTGGAGACTGCTCCTGGAGCTTCTCTCCTAG